ATGTGGTTTTAATTGGTGAGATGCGTGACCTTGAGACGATTTCTGCAGCGATTACAATCGCAGAAACTGGCCACTTGGTTTTCGGAACACTTCACACCAACTCGGCGGCACAATCTATTGATCGTATTATTGACGTCTTTCCACCGCATCAGCAGCCTCAAGTTCGCTCACAGTTGGCTAATATCATCCAAGGAATTTGCGCCCAAAGGCTCGTCCCAGCAATTGGCGGTGGTCGAGTTGTGGCTGCGGAAGTTTTGGTCGCCAACCCGGCTGTTCGAAATATTATTCGAGAGGGTAAAACTCATCAGTTGGATGCGGTTATTCAGACTGGAGCAGATCAGGGTATGCAGACGATGGATAGGACTTTGGTGAAACTTGTTCAATCTGGTGTAATTACATACGATGATGCGCGAGAATATGCAGTTGATCTAATAGAATTTGAAAGATTAATGAGAGGTTAAAATGAAGAAATTTTCTTACGAAGCCAGAGATAAGGCTACTGGAAAAATCGAAAAGGCTGAGATCCAAGCAGAAACAGAGATGGCGGCAGGACGATTGCTCCTTGAGCGCGGTCTTGTGCCTATTAAGGACCTGAAAGAAGCAGGTCAAGGCTCGACCTTAGAGAGACTTACCACTCGAATTACTTCCAAAGACAAAATTGTCTTCACTCGTCAGTTTGCGACATTGATTGGTGCAGGTTTGCCTTTGGCTCAAGCGCTCCGAACTGTTGCAGAGCAGACAGAAAATAAAAAAATGCGTTCCGTGGTCGAAGAAATTACGGCTCGAGTTGAGGGTGGCTCGAGTTTGTCGGATTCATTTTCTAAGCATCCAGAGGTCTTTGACAAAGTATATCTAGCCTTGATTGCGGCGGGTGAACTTTCTGGAACGCTAGATGAATCTCTTCGCCGAATTGCTCTTCAGCAAGAAAAGGATGCCGCAATGATGTCTAAGATTCGCGGAGCGCTGACTTATCCGCTTATTGTTTTGGTGGTGATCGGTCTGGTGATGGGCTTCTTGATGTTTACAGTCGTGCCGCAGGTTGAGCAACTCTATAAAGACATGAAAAAAGAATTGCCATTTTTGACGCAAGTTATGGTTGGAACTGCTAATTTCTTGATGAGTTTCTGGTGGTTAATCTTGATAATTATTATCGGGCTCGGTGTTCTATTTGCTAACTGGCTCAAGACGGATATGGGTATTCGATTTTCAGCTAAGTTTAAGTTAAATGTGCCGATTTTTAATCCGCTCTTCAGAAAATTATATATGGCGCGATTTTGTAGGACTGGTCAATTGTTGCTTTCGACTGGAATTTCTATGGTTGATATGCTCGGGATTACTTCTGATGCGGTCAATAATGTCGTGATTAAAGAAAGAATCGACGATGCTTCGAAAAAGGTTGCTGGCGGTAAAAACCTCTCTGATGCGCTCAAAGACAAGGATTATATTTTGCCACTTGTGCCGCAAATGATTTCTATCGGTGAAAAATCTGGTAAAATTGATGAAATGATGGGTAAAACTGCGCAAGTTTATGAAGATGAATTGGATGAGCAAATTAAGGCGATTTCGACGATGATTGAGCCTATTTTGATGGTGGTGATGGCGGTTATGGCCGGCGGTATGATTGGTGCGATTTTGTTCCCAATCTATAGTTTGGTTCAAGGAATTTAAGGAGAAAAATGGAGATTTTGGCGATTGTATTGGCTGGAATTTTTGGCGCAATTTGGGGGAGTTTTTCTGTTGCGCAAGTTTGGCGATTGCGTGCCGGCCAACTTTCTTCAATAAAAAAGTCTGATCCAGATTTTAATAAAAATGAATTTTTGAGATTAAAAAAACTGACTCAAAAATCATTCAAAAACGATCGCTCGCAGTGTCTAAATTGCGGGTATCAACTTAAGATCTGGGATCTGGTTCCGATTTTCTCGTGGGCCTTTTTGCGCGGAAGGTGCAGAAATTGCCGCACCAAAATTGGCTGGCTTGAATTTTTAGCAGAAATTTTCACTGCGCTGGCTTTTGCTATTTTGGTCTTTTCTGGAATATCAAAGGGCTGGAATTTTGGCGTTATCTTCGCGCTAATTTTAGCGATATTGCCACTAGTAATACTATTCATTTATGATGCTAAATGGTCGCTCCTGCCAAGTAAGCTATTGTGGGTTTTTCTAATTTTGAGCGGTGTTTTCTTCTTGGTTTCTAATTTCTCGGGATTAGCTTCGATTGGCATTTGGTTTAACCTAGTAGTTTCTGTTGTTGCTTTCCCGATTATATATTGGGCGCTCGCAACATTTTCGAAAGAGAAGTTGGTTGGCGGTGGCGATTGGGTTTTGGCGTTAGGACTGGTGATGTTGCTGCCGAATGCACCAATAAATGGTGTCTTGATGATGTTCGCGTCCAATATGATTGCGTTAATTTTGGCTATCTCTATGGCGATTCTGAAGAAGACTTCGCTAAAGAAAGGCGCGCAAATTCCTTTTGGCCCATCGATGATTTTAGCGTGGTTTATTTTGTTTATATTTTGGAATAATTTAGAGGCAATTTTTAGATTTTTGATGTAAAAATAAAAGGCTTATGGTATAATTGAATTATGAAAGATGGGCAAATGAAACGGGCTTTTACAATTATAGAGGTGGTACTTGTGTTATCGATTTCTTCGCTTTTTGCCGTCGGTATGATGGTGGGGTGGAATATCAACATTGAGCGACAGAGGTATAATGATACGGTTAATACGCTTAAATCTGATATCCAAGGTATCTTTAATGAAGTAGAGAATCCGACTAATAGTAGGGGTGACATATCTTGTTTAGATAATGGTGAAAATGTAGGTCTTCGGACTACTGGTAGTTTGTCTTCGAGGGGAACTTCTCGCTGTATACTTCTTGGTAAGCTCGTCATTTTTGGGGACGGTACTTCCGGTAGTATTGGAGGAAGCCCATTGGGTCAATACTCACAGGACATTATTAATGTTGTTGACGTTGTTGGTTTAGACATAGATTCGTCTAACGCATGTGGCGGACCGTGTAACAACCATATAGATGCTCTTAGGGCTACCAAGTTTGTTTTTGATTATGGGGCTGAGCGGGTTTCGAACCCTAAGGTTATTAACCTTCAGTGGTCTGGCACCTATAAGCTGATAACCGACAACAGAGACACGGGTGGTGGTAACCGTTTATTTAGATCTTCAAATGACTGGCAGGGTTTTGGTCAAAATTCTACTGGGTCGGTTGCTAATATTCTAATCTTAAGATCACCTATCGACAATACAGTTATTTCTTTTGCTTTGCCGGGAAATACTATAACCGAAAGCTTCCTCGACAATACATCTAGAGTATCCATTATACGTCGACTTGTCCTTGACCATAACTTAACTCTTAACGTCTCGCGAAAATTTGATGTATGTGTTAGGAATTCTGGAGCTTCAAGGTTTGTAGCTGGGGAGGCAATATTTGGTAGGAATAAAGTTATTAGGATAGGCGGATCTGCTGCGGCTGTCGAGATTGCACCTTTGGATGGACCGGGATCAGTTTCTTGTGGAAATGGTATAGGATTCGATGATGTTAGCAGGGAGGGTTGAATATTGTATGAAAAAAGGTGATACTATTATTGAGGTGATTTTGGCATTTTCAGTGTTTTCTGCCGCGATGATGGGTGGACTTTGGCTTATGAATAATGCTATGGCTCGCGCTCAAGCATCCCTACAGCTAACAATGGCACGCAATGCTATGGATGGGCAAGCGGAAAGTTTACGATATCTCAACTCTCTAAATCTTGCTAGGCAGTCTGTTGGCGTCTCTTTGCCTGAATGGTCTAATATACCCATAAGGAGTACTCCTTCAGCACTTAACTTTTGTCCGCAGAATATTAGTGAGATTAATGGTTTTGTTGTCAATATGGCAAATATGACTATATTGAGAAATACTGCGGGCAACAACAATAGACTCCGTCCCGCGGACACATATCCGAGGCTAGAATATAATGTAGCCGACACTAATGATATATCTGGTGGCGACATTGTTGGTTCTCGAGGTTTATGGATAGAAGCTGTACGAGCTAATAACTCAGATAATTTTATAGATTTTCATATTAGAGCTTGTTGGAACGCACCAGGCCAGAACGCACCAACTACTTTAGGTACAATTGTGAGGTTATATAATGCAAACTAAAAAAGGTTTTACTATAATAGAACTGATGCTCGCTATGACAATGGTTTCTATGCTAATGCTTGCCATTGCAATGATGGTTATGCAGATGATGTCTATTATGACCAAGGGGAATACTTTTAGGGAACTAAACTCTGCTGGTAGAACTATAAATGATGACTTTACGCGCACTTTTAACTCTTTGAACAATATAGATGGCTGGAACGGCGGAGCATCTGATAATATCGAGTCTTCTAATTCGGTATATGTAAATACTAATACTTGGGGCGCTTTTTGTACGGGAAAAGATAGTTATATCTGGAATAGACGAGATGGTGATGTTGTGAGATATAGTGACTCAAGTGATAGGGTAAAACTTATAAGAATATCTGATCCTGCAAAGATCTATTGCCGACCAGCTTCAACTGGTGGAGCTATGTCGCATCTTGAGAGTGTCAATAGAAATGATGCCAAGGAGTTGATTGGACAAGGTGAAGTTGATCTACGCGTATACGATATTATGTTCTCGAGATTAGCACAAGATAATCTATCTAACCAGAGTATAATTAAGATTTCTTATGTTTTAAGAACAGCACACGACGGAGAGATTAACCAGCCTAACTGCAACCCTGCCAACCAGCTACGAGACTACTGTGCGATAAATAAATTCGAATTAGTTGTACGTACGCTCGGAAGATAAAAATAAAACTCTCGAGAATATCGGGAGTTTTATTCTGTCTCTGAGTGAAATTTTTCGTGGATTTCTTTAAGGTGTTGATCTGTGATGTGAGTATAAATCTGGGTGGTTGCGATGTTGGCGTGACCCAGCATTCCCTGAACTGATCGCAAATCCGCACCGTTAATCAATAGATCCGTTGCAAAAGAGTGGCGCATCGTGTGTGGCGAGACTTTTTTGGTTATTCCTGCGAGGCGAGAGTATTTTTCGATCAGGCGCTGGACAGTTCGCGCGGTGATTCTACGGTAATTTCCATCAGTTGAAGGTTTTTTGTGGCGCTTCGAATAAGAGATAAAAAGCGGAACCAAGCTATCATTGCGTTTTTCGAGATAGTTGTCGATGTGGTCGGCGGCGGATTTAGAAATGAAAATCGGGCGATCCTTGGAGCCTTTTCCTCGCACCATAAATTCTCGGCGAGAAGTGTTGATATGATCTCGATTAAGATTTACGAGTTCCGAAACACGCAGACCACTTGAAAACAAAAGCTCGATAATTGCTCTGTCTCGAAAATCACTTTCAGTTTCTAACGGAATGGCCTCAATAAGCCGAGTGACTTCTTCATAGTGAAGAAAAGAAACCTGAGGCTTGATAACTTTAGGCAATTCAATTTTGCTAGGCTCGAGGCTTTTGATATCGCGGCGCGCAAGATATGTAAGAAATCTTCGAAGTGCGATAAGATGATATGCTTGCGTAGATCGACTGAGAGTTTTACCTTCGAAATTCTCGTAGCGGTTGAGCCAAAGGCGATACTTGCGGACAAGGTCGCTGGTGATTTTTTCGACAGGAATATCATCGGCAAACTCAGCAAAGCGCTCGATGTAAAGACGGTAATTTTCGATCGTTTTAAGCGAGCGTCCGCTTTCTACCTCGAGACTTTCCAGAAATTCTTCCATTAATTCTGAGAGATACATTATTTTTTTGAATTTAATCCTTTGTAAATTGCCCAAATAATAACACCAATGCATACAAAAATTAAAATATCGAGAAGTCCGAATCCAAAAATTTGAACAGAATCAAGAAGATTCGACGTGTTGTAGAGTGCTTGACGTCGAGAAACCGCTCGATCGATCCCTTGGGGGTCGGTGACGAGTGCGAAAAATTTGAAAAGCGCGAGAAATCCTAAAATACCTGTTGAATTTTCGACAATTTTGCCATATTTTTCGCCTAATTTATTTTTTAGAAATAGAGAAAATTTATCAATCATGGTTTTATTATACCAAATTTTGCGATTTCGTGCTATAATTTAAGCATAAAAGTAAAGGAGATTTATGTCGAAGGAGCATATTCAGCGGACGCTAATTTTGTTTAAGCCTGATGCGGTTCAGCGCGGAATTGTGGGTGAAATTTTGACTCGATTTGAGAGAGTGGGGCTTAAAATTATTGGCACTAAGATGATTTTTCCAGATAAGAATCACTACCATAAGCACTACGAAGAAATTGGTAAAATGATCACGCGTCGCGGAGAGAAGGCGTTTGATATGACGCTTGAATTTATGACGCAAGGGCCGGTGATTGCGATGGTTTTTGAAGGTGTCGAAGCGGTTGAACTCGTCAGAAAG
This sequence is a window from bacterium. Protein-coding genes within it:
- a CDS encoding nucleoside-diphosphate kinase, translating into MSKEHIQRTLILFKPDAVQRGIVGEILTRFERVGLKIIGTKMIFPDKNHYHKHYEEIGKMITRRGEKAFDMTLEFMTQGPVIAMVFEGVEAVELVRKLVGGTEPKSAMPGTIRGDYSHMSFGYADTAGKGVPNLIHASGCIEEAEAEIAHWFKDGELYDYTRASEKFLR
- a CDS encoding prepilin-type N-terminal cleavage/methylation domain-containing protein yields the protein MQTKKGFTIIELMLAMTMVSMLMLAIAMMVMQMMSIMTKGNTFRELNSAGRTINDDFTRTFNSLNNIDGWNGGASDNIESSNSVYVNTNTWGAFCTGKDSYIWNRRDGDVVRYSDSSDRVKLIRISDPAKIYCRPASTGGAMSHLESVNRNDAKELIGQGEVDLRVYDIMFSRLAQDNLSNQSIIKISYVLRTAHDGEINQPNCNPANQLRDYCAINKFELVVRTLGR
- a CDS encoding type II secretion system F family protein, which produces MKKFSYEARDKATGKIEKAEIQAETEMAAGRLLLERGLVPIKDLKEAGQGSTLERLTTRITSKDKIVFTRQFATLIGAGLPLAQALRTVAEQTENKKMRSVVEEITARVEGGSSLSDSFSKHPEVFDKVYLALIAAGELSGTLDESLRRIALQQEKDAAMMSKIRGALTYPLIVLVVIGLVMGFLMFTVVPQVEQLYKDMKKELPFLTQVMVGTANFLMSFWWLILIIIIGLGVLFANWLKTDMGIRFSAKFKLNVPIFNPLFRKLYMARFCRTGQLLLSTGISMVDMLGITSDAVNNVVIKERIDDASKKVAGGKNLSDALKDKDYILPLVPQMISIGEKSGKIDEMMGKTAQVYEDELDEQIKAISTMIEPILMVVMAVMAGGMIGAILFPIYSLVQGI
- a CDS encoding type II secretion system protein, which translates into the protein MKDGQMKRAFTIIEVVLVLSISSLFAVGMMVGWNINIERQRYNDTVNTLKSDIQGIFNEVENPTNSRGDISCLDNGENVGLRTTGSLSSRGTSRCILLGKLVIFGDGTSGSIGGSPLGQYSQDIINVVDVVGLDIDSSNACGGPCNNHIDALRATKFVFDYGAERVSNPKVINLQWSGTYKLITDNRDTGGGNRLFRSSNDWQGFGQNSTGSVANILILRSPIDNTVISFALPGNTITESFLDNTSRVSIIRRLVLDHNLTLNVSRKFDVCVRNSGASRFVAGEAIFGRNKVIRIGGSAAAVEIAPLDGPGSVSCGNGIGFDDVSREG
- a CDS encoding tyrosine-type recombinase/integrase, which codes for MYLSELMEEFLESLEVESGRSLKTIENYRLYIERFAEFADDIPVEKITSDLVRKYRLWLNRYENFEGKTLSRSTQAYHLIALRRFLTYLARRDIKSLEPSKIELPKVIKPQVSFLHYEEVTRLIEAIPLETESDFRDRAIIELLFSSGLRVSELVNLNRDHINTSRREFMVRGKGSKDRPIFISKSAADHIDNYLEKRNDSLVPLFISYSKRHKKPSTDGNYRRITARTVQRLIEKYSRLAGITKKVSPHTMRHSFATDLLINGADLRSVQGMLGHANIATTQIYTHITDQHLKEIHEKFHSETE
- a CDS encoding prepilin peptidase, whose amino-acid sequence is MEILAIVLAGIFGAIWGSFSVAQVWRLRAGQLSSIKKSDPDFNKNEFLRLKKLTQKSFKNDRSQCLNCGYQLKIWDLVPIFSWAFLRGRCRNCRTKIGWLEFLAEIFTALAFAILVFSGISKGWNFGVIFALILAILPLVILFIYDAKWSLLPSKLLWVFLILSGVFFLVSNFSGLASIGIWFNLVVSVVAFPIIYWALATFSKEKLVGGGDWVLALGLVMLLPNAPINGVLMMFASNMIALILAISMAILKKTSLKKGAQIPFGPSMILAWFILFIFWNNLEAIFRFLM